The stretch of DNA tgacggattgcatttgaataacgacatccaataaagactgggtgagacatgaagccggtgctgcgacttctgtcttgtgtgtggcgcacgttatatgtcaaagcagcaccgccctgatatggcccttcgtggtcggctgggcgttgagcaaacaaacaaacaaacgcgtAGTCATACCCATTAAGGCTGGTGTCTACACTTTGTTAAAGTGATAAGAAGTTGTTAAAAGAGATGTTTTCTTATGTTCAATGAATCATAAAGCCGAATATATCAACAAAGTAAGGCTTAACTTAGCAACAAAGTAAGGCTTAACTTACTTATGTTTTAACATAATCACTGAAAGCTTAACAGTCGGTGGGGTGGGGATACACAATGGCAAGGCACCGCCCAGCTTCTCAGAATGCCATGCTGTGCGCAACTCGCTTGAAACTTGCATTGTCAAGGTTCGCAAGAATCAAATGAAATTGCGTACTCAGTTTACGTCAAATACAGGggaacgtcccactagtccgagggttcactagtccgagggttcactagtccgagggttcactagtccgagggtttactatagacgcttgattttccagttcgtcccactagtccgagggttcactagtccgagggttcactagtccgagggttcactatagacgcttgatttttcagttattataccgccccttaaaaggcggtatataggtttcactgtgtctgtctgtctctgtgtgtgtgtgtctctgtgtgtgtgtgtgtgtgtgtgtgtgtgtgtgtgtgtgtgtgtgtgtgtgtgtgtgtgtgtgtgtgtgtgtgtgtgtgtctgtccgcaaatagatatccgatgtttgagaaccgatttcaatgaaattatgtgtgaggctgtagtacaacccagactcgatcctctccataattcaggtcggtgggataactaattgaccctcacgggcaaaaggaaacccgaggtgctatataatatgactaaaaactgtaggcagttcgatcacgtaattgtccagtcggggcggtatcctgataaatttaatatcctttcttcagtcaaaatataaataactaagtttcttgggggaaatagtctgagatttcttcagtcaaatataaaacaccacattatctttttgaatgaaaacaactcaggTTTTTTTTGagaatattcttcgatttggttcccacagtagtgaaaaacacacgcacgcacgcacacgcacatccacgcacacatacacacacaaaataaaaacaaatcaaattgaatatcctttgttcaagcgtctatagtgaaccctcggactagtgaaccctcgaactagtgaaccctcggactagtggaccctcggactagtgaaccctcggactagtgaaccctcggactagtggaccctcggactagtgaaccctcggactagtgaacccctctCAAAGTTACACCGTGCACCATATCCTTACTGTCTGCTGTTGACTCTGAATTTGTTCCTTTCTCTTGCACCAGACAAATCGAAGCAATGAGGTCAGGTAAGTGATTGACTGAATGAGATCATGTGATTGGGGTCACGGAAAGGGCTCTGTTTAATCTCGTCTGAATTCCGCTGTTACATCTTATTCGCAGTTGGCTGGAAAGGCAATGAACTCGACGCTTTCAACATGTGAGTTTAACTGCTCTCCGAATGGTTGGAAAATTATAGATGATGACGAAACTCTCAGCTGCACGTTGGCTAATTtgtggaaagccgtttggctcataaccattacacgcgtaaaaaatgattaatacacgtgtaataaatgattaatacatgCGTAATAAATGaataatacacgtgtaataaatgattaatgcacgtgtaataaattactaatacacgtgtaataaataattcatacacgtgtaagaaatgattaaatacacgtgtaagaaaaatttcatgcacgtgtaagaaatgattaaatacacgtgtaagaaatgattaaatacacgtgtagtaAATGATtgaatacacgtgtaagaaatgattaaatacacctgtaataaattaaaacttgaatcggaaaatatacGACTTGCAAAGCAACAAATCTCGTCTATACTACTTCCGGTTCGCGCGCGAGTGATCTCTTAAAATGGCGACGCCGCTAgaggggatttttttttatcagaccCGCCAAAAGGTGAACCATTGCATCAATTTGTTGCAGTCTGGTAATGAGCCAGAAGAAGTTTGCGATGAAGACGCATatagtgtttttcatgtggattcccagtccgagtttttaagtcgcttaaccacgtgatTCCTGCATTTTAAACGCTTGTAAGAAATGattcttacacgtgtaataaataattaatacacgtgtaataaatgataaatacatgtgtaataaataattcatacacgtgtaacaAATGATTAAACACACGTGTAAAAAattatttcatgcacgtgtaaaaaatgattaaatacacgtgtaataaatatttcatgcacgtgtaagaaatgattaaatacacgtgtaataaatgattaaatacacgtgtattaaattattaatgcacgtgtaataaatgattaatacacgtgtaaaaaaCTATTAATGCACGagtaagaaatgattaatacacgtgtaagaaatgattaaatacacgtgtaataaatatttcatgcacgtgtaagaaatgattaaatacacgtgtatgaattatgtATTGCACGTGTataggttatgagccaaacggcttttccatagcataagaaaaaaagataaattacacgtgcagtaaataatttatacacgtgtataaattatttattacacgtgtatacaagatacaagatacaagatacaagatatttattcaccaattttgcaaaaggatttcatcttggcacggcacggtaaaaataaaataaaaaccaaccagacacttatgcagacacacatcaccatgcatgcatacatacgtacattacactgtcatgcacacacagacacaactcacacacacacacacacacacacacacacacacacacacacaattatttacatactcacacataaccagccacatatctacatcacaaattcacatcgtcgccttgtaaaggtaagaaccatatcagtttaaaagggagtgccagtaatatcaatgcaacattagtgaatactagaacaatacctaaaaattataatccatttaaaagtaagtagtacacgtaattattatcatttagtcagatcatatttatgaattatttattacacgtgtaatggttatgagccaaacggctttccatactaATTTCAGGAAACGAACGCAGTTACAAGATTAGTTTGCCCTTTGCTTGCAAAAAAGTGTATACATTGCAACAGCCCTTGTGCGAACAACACAGAACATTATTTTCTGACCGAGGTAGTTTATTTTGCCAAACTTCTGCACAGTCCACGAAATCTTTGGCATCAGAATGGAGCGTTTGATGATTTTGCTGGTTGTTGTCGCAGTGACCCTCTCGAGTGAGTTAaccctttttttcttgtttgcttgttcttGAAGAGTCTGGtaggttttgtttttggtggggTTTTTTCCCTGTCTGCTGGGTTGTTTGTTTTCGTGTCTcaggagtaaacattttgtacgaaCATTtgactccctttacgaaaaaagtactcccccataacacgagaaaattactccccacgacaggtgtgttccgagtaaaAATTTCTTGCGACAAtcttactcccctgacgaattaATAACGAATTAATAAATTACTCTCACcaaacacgagcaatttactgcccacgccaggtgtacgcaacttttacccccttgtcccctgttagtcctggtggtggaaggggtggagggaggggtagcgcgacattcgtttgcgcgagatcacatattatTGGCATTATTCCTTCGCCCGCAttccatttttgcgtacgagattttttttactggaagtaagaATTTGGGGAGTAATCATtttgtggagggagtaatttttttcttttctcgtacgaaacgTTTACTCGGAGTAAGCATTTCGTACAAAcattttactccggagtcaatttttcgtggattAAAactttcgtgttacaccggccagacTTTAACGCTGCATAAAATCGTTTTTTTCGCTTGGACGCAAACCAACAATTAACCGTCCTCTGAGCACATTGGTAATGATAAATTACCTTTAGTGGCTTTTTGTGTTAGAAGTTAAGTCATAAAAACAATCCTACCCTTAACAGTAAGCAGTCAAGGTttttatttttggtatgtgcAAACATGGATGGATGTTCAAATCCCAAATGGTGAGCCACATTGCTTTCGTGGGAATGACGGTGCCTTTACAGTGACGTGTTTCTTCTTTCCCAGCGGTGCTGTCTTGTCCTCTTGACGAGATTGCAATGCGAAAGGAAATTTTGATGTGTACAGCCGCCAGGGAAAATGTTGCCCGCCAGAACATCGCAGACTCGGAGCAACAGGGCAAGTCAAAGAAGTGCTTGTAAGTTTGAGAACAATGTTATTCATTGGTACATAACATATATTCAAATATGATATTAATGTTGTAGTCTTtcgtttgtctttgtgttttaTGTACCATCAATGCATTTTAAATGGAAGCTTGTCAAATTATTGTAAATGTAATCTGCCGACGATCTTTTGCTTGCTTTCATGCGGCTGCAAACAGACCGAACTGGTGCTGTTCTGTTCACATGTTTACAGTTCACTTACCTGcatttaagtgtgtgtgtaagagcaattcccagaaaactactggtctgattttcatgaaactttacatgagagttcctgggtacaatatccccagacatatatttttttttcacttttgcgataaatgtctttgatgacataatatccggctttttacaAAAGTTGaagccgcactgtcacgccctcatttttcaactaaattgattgaaattttgattaagcaatcttcgacaaagcctagataatgggattgcatttcagcttggtagcttgaacattaattaatgcgtttagtcattaaaaatctctaTTCTAATCAATAATACTATTTTAGTAATCGACCCAAGTATAAtttgtggccatttctgcgaaaagggacaCTGTTGATCTAagcctctgattggagaaacgcggggtcaaagttagagcaaaatgtaaacaaactttgCTGTGCTGACTGATGTCCACTTCAAGTTGAAATTCTAAAATGTTCAATGAATTATCAGCGATAGTACAATGAACAGCAatttaaagtaatggaaaatagTCTTGGGATCAACATTACAAACTTCTACAAATGTTTATGATCATTCCTCCTCAGGAAAAACAAATCGAACCGATGACAAGTTGACTGCAGAGATGCCGAAAACAgagtgttttgttgtgcttCGAGAAAATAAATTTCGTCGCTAGTTTTGGTCAAGTTAAAACAACTtacctattttttgtttaatGTTTGACAGTAAGCTTAATATAAACTTTCATCTGGAAGCACATTCAGCAAAGTGATGTAGCCAAATCATCACACAGCTACATTTCACTAGACGGATCTATACGCATAGTTCAGGTAGAtctgactttcacacgaccgtaGCACTGTAcgaaaaagcagacgacaaacgcAGTTGCCcgatgaagaacagttactccccgTTTTCATctttagttgcttcccttgctaaAGTTActgatatttagatcagtggttACTGACTGGGGCATTCTGTTCTTTGCAGCTGTGAATTCTGATAGTGGAAAGGCAAGTCAGTCTTCTCAGTTGAACACGGAATGTTCTGCTGACAGAAGTCACTTTGGGATAAGACAACGATTTTGTTGACGAGGTCAATGCTATTGATTCAGAATAATTATGTTGCACTTCGCCCGGACATTTGTGACTCCGAAGTCGAAGCAGATACTTTGATCACGATGGTGTTGTAAACGTTCATGATGACAACGCACACTACTAATCGGTTAAAGAGTTCTCCAAGAGCATAGGCCTATTGCGAAGCAAGGTCTTCCTCTTCCTGATCGTTTGAATGCCCGGACATCGTAAATGAGAACCTGTTGCTCTTACCGTTTGCTGTCTCCACTTAGATCTATGACAGGCTACAATTTCAGGTAAGTTTAATACTAAATAgactgcaatgtgtgtgtgtgtgtgtgggtgtgtgtgtgtgtgtgtgcgcgtgtgtgtgtgtgagagagagagagagagagagagagagagagagagagagagagaaagagagagagaggggtagatagaggaagagagatgaaaatgacgatgatgattttgatgatgattttgatgatgatgatgatgatgatgatgatggtggtggtatgtgtgtacgtgtagtatgtttttaaactcctctttcttttattttaaccaatgttactctctttctctcagtttgCTGGCGTGGAACAGCAAACAATTCACCggacagtgcaacaacaaaagacagaagtgcctggccacaaagcaggtgttcgacagaatggGGCAACAGCAATGTCCAGCCGGTTCCAGTTCCAAGGAAATCAGCATGGTTTACCCTTGGGACTTTGCTCAGTAGGTAAAGACATATTAATACTTTACAATTTGTCAGTACTTAAAAACAAGGGGGAACAATagttatatttgtgtttatgtgctgttttctccaacaaagaagcacacacacagacacagacacagacacagacagacacagacagacacagacacacacacacacacactcacaaacacacaccacacacacacacacacacacacacacacacacacacacacacacacacacacacacacacacacacacacacacacacacacacacactacattttcAATAATGTCACCATACCATACCAGCTTAGAAATGGCAAGTGGATAGGTACCCAAAACCAGACTTGAGCTGTGCAAATAGTGGTTAGTAGATAATATGTTGATGAACTCTGTGGTTGCCTTTGTTTCAGAGAAGAAAATCGTCTACCTTgcgaatgaggcaggggtacagaggagggtagcaacttcagtcttcggcatggtgcatcaatacttaggcatgcagttttgtgtgtgaatgaacagcacaaatccattttgaaaatgtcttgatcgtcggccacatcaagttcgaccctgattggcatttcagtttgttgaaagtaaagggagacgttcgatagcagagtgcacggatgacattttcaattcagtgaagtaatggacagactgacagacccacGTGTGCAAGGACACACAGCACCATGATACTTTCTACAACTAGAAGCTGTATTTACCAAGGAAACTGAACAATTAATCCTTGTTATGAAATTTAGAAGTACCACAACTTCAAGtcgacaagtgtgtgtgtattgttttcagCAGAGAGCCTCAgatagtttgtgtttgtatatgtgcgtgggtgaagaaagaatagaacatggaggggggagaggtaatatgaaagaagaagaaatattcgAGAGAAAAAATCATATGGctgattgtttttacatttagtcaagttttgactaaatgttttaacataaagggggaatcgagacgagggtcgtggtgtatgtgtgtgtgtgtgtgtgtgtctgtgcgtgtgtgtgtgtagagcgattcagactaaactactggaccgatctttatgaaatttttcatgagagttcctgggtataaaatccccagacattttttccttttttcgataaatgtcttttatgacgtcatatccgtttttttgtaaaagttgaggcggcactgtcacaccttcatttttcaatcaaattgattgaaattctggccaagcaatcttcgacaaaggccggacttcggtattgcatttcagcatggaggcttaaaaattaattaatgattttggtcattaaaaatctgaaaattgtaattaaaattattttttttatgaaacgatccaaaattacttttattttattcttcatcatgttctgattccaaaaacatataaatatgttatattcggattaaaaacaagctctgaaaattaaaaatataaaaattatgattaaaaataaatttccgaaatcgttttaaaaacaatttcatcttaatccttgtcggctcctgattccaaaaacatatagatatgatatgtttggattaaaaacacgctcagaaagttaaaacgaagagaggtacagtaaagcgtgctatgcagcacagcccaaccgctaccgcgctgaacaggctcgtcagtttcactccgttttgcactagcggcggactacggtcattgagaaaaatgcagtgcgttcagtttcattctgtgagttctacagcttgactaaatgtagtaatttcgccttgcgcgacttgtttcttctgcatgggaggagagaatgatagaacaagtcgcgtaaggcgaaaatacaatatttagtcaagtagctgtcgaactcacagaatgaaactgaacgcaatgcaacgcagcaagaccgtatactcgtggtccaccgctcacggcataggcagtgaaattgacaagaagagcggggtagtggttacgctatgctgcatagcacgcttttctgtacctctcttcgttttaactttctgagagtgtttttaatccaaacatatcatatctatatatttttggaatcagaaaccgacaaggaataagatgaaagtgtttttaaattgatttcgaaaaaaaaattttgataataatttttatatatttaattttcagagcttgtttttaatccgaatataacatatttatatgtttttggaatcagcaaataatggaaaataagataaacgtaagtttggatcgttttataaatttttatttttttttacaattttcagatttttaatgaccaaagtcattaattaaattttaagccaccaagctgaaatgcaataccgaaccccgggctttgtcgaagagtacttgaccaaaatttcaaccaatttggttgaaaaatgagggcgtgacagtgccgcctcaactttcacgaaaagccggatatgacgtcatcaaagacatttatcaaaaaaaatgaaaaaaacgttcggggatttcatacccaggaactctcatgtccaatttcataaagatcggtccagtagtttagtctgaatcgctctacacacacacacacacacacacacacacacacagacacacgcacgtacaccacgaccctcgtttcgattccccctcgatgttaaaatatttagtcaaaacttgactaaatataaaaaaactaaaaagtaaaaattagggtaacgttacaacaagtcgcgttaggcgaaaatacaacatttagtcaagtagctgtcgaactcacagaatgaaactgaacgcaatgccatttttcagcaagaccgtatactcgtagcatcgtcagtccaccgctcatggcaaaggcagtgaaattgacaagaagagcggggtaagaaggatagcacgcttttctgtacctctctttgttttaactttctgagcgtgtttttaatccaaacgtatcatatctatatgtttttggaatcaggaaccgacaaggaataagatgaaagtgtttttaaattgatttcgacaatttaattttgataataatttttatatatttaattttcagagcttgtttttaatccgaatataacatatttatatgtttttggaatcagaaaatgatggagaataagatgaacgtaaattgggatcgttttataaatttttattttttttacaattttcagatttttaatgaccaaagtcattaattaatttttaagccaccaagctgaaatgcaataccgaagtccgggcttcgtcgaagattacttgaccaaaatttcaatcaatttggttgaaaaatgagggcgtgacagtgccgcctcaactttcacgaaaagccggatatgacgtcatcaaagacatttatcaaaaaaatgaaaaaaacgttcggggatttcatacccaggaactctcatgtcaaatttcataaagatcggtccagtagtttagtctgaatcgctctacacacacacacacacacacacacacgcacagacacacacacatttttcattttcattttcattttcattactttattgtcccatcgctgggaaattcgggtcgcttcctcccagtggaaagctagcagcaacggagtcgcgctacccaggtgtctgcgtgtttaggtgtattcagccacctgcacttatggcagaatgaccaaggtcttttacgtgccattgtgatgacacgggggtgggacatggcttccgtctctgggtctgcacattaagttgacccgtgtccgtcccggcccggattcgaaccagcgacctttcgatcacaagtccagtgctctaccaactgagctaccgggccccctcgtctcgattcccccctcgatgttaaaacatttagtcataacttgactaaatgtaaaaagggcaataactctgGAATGAAACATTATTTTGACCTAAAACCATACAAGTAATAACGGCAGATGATTAAACTTACTATTTCCcggcaaaagtttgtttttaaaagtttgGCCATTTTAAGTCAATAAAGGGTCATAATTAACTCCGTGAAAAATAAATGTGAAGGTCTGAAATTCTCACATCACGTTCTAAAtataacagtctgtcaaatagaatccaaaactcaaaatcgataaatttgtcaagaatgtcccttttcgcagaaatggccacatttcatcttattctgcatcattacctgattccaaaaacataatatatgtgttatgtttgaattaaaaagaagctattgcgctatactggcttgtctaTTTCACTACGTTTTCCACGTGAAAAGTGTCAGCGATTTCCttgccgcggggattgacgaagctgtattgtcttctTGAAAATAATGCAGTGCGGtcagtttcattctttgagttgaacagattgactaaatgtagtaatttcgccttacgccacttgtttttcttttacatacatgttcccttcttttttgactgatctATGGAAGcaaactcacacaaaaattCTTTTCATCCCAAACGCAACGCAATGCTTAAAGCTGACTGACATAGCCGGGAATAATTCATGGGCCACCTTATGTCAAACAAtcaacgtcatcacttcgcataacTTATGCTCCTCGTATTTTGGTGGCGTTCTtttttatgggggccaggatagtttcgaggttgaccatgggcagcgccattttgttgtgaaatacgtcatcagtttgtgtacacaggaagttgtgacatccgtcaccctatgggaggggtgaaggcaacattgttcatcagcagaaagttgtgaaatccgtcaccctatgggaggggtgaaggcaacattggttatcactgagtttgtgtaacacaggaagttgttcaacaaaaacattataggtcgaactgtgcagggtcgaccgcaacaaactcaaaccattcactATTttgcatttgagtgacttatataccgacatttttatttcttattttcagcacaggtgtaggacaaaatcatgaaccaaaatgttatttattttctaatttaacatttgttttacaaatgtgaccatggtctttcaaacatacagtgacattacaCATTGTTatgtcagaaaaaaagaaaaaaagaaaaaaagcttttgtgcacaaatcagaaaatacattgtacattttacctacaggccaaacagtgtctgtggcggcaaaggacccagcaagttgcactgatctatatttttagatcagtggcaagttgtcaagaacaggcgcttgcatttggatgtgtccactgacagtaggtttggttgtgatcaatcagaatgatgtgggaataaaaatgtatgacagtttggtatgatgacatgtaattcacatatgctgaaatgtaatattatacatgatataatattattatggctgttgccatgaccatgaaccccaag from Littorina saxatilis isolate snail1 linkage group LG13, US_GU_Lsax_2.0, whole genome shotgun sequence encodes:
- the LOC138946070 gene encoding uncharacterized protein; the encoded protein is MERLMILLVVVAVTLSTVLSCPLDEIAMRKEILMCTAARENVARQNIADSEQQGKSKKCLATPHMLTCIDTVMTDCEGVPYVEAKRAELDADVQRLNEMYQQMCV